From Macadamia integrifolia cultivar HAES 741 unplaced genomic scaffold, SCU_Mint_v3 scaffold837, whole genome shotgun sequence, a single genomic window includes:
- the LOC122070157 gene encoding pentatricopeptide repeat-containing protein At4g02750-like — translation MNVKVMALALWSSRSRRHMKFISISWGFSPSIPSFSVNPKRTLKWDRTRYSIYGDYNPKSADSDIYTTPMDYNPKSVDSDIYNCNLKITRLGRQKKVEEARQVFAEMPHRDIVSYTSMITVYLKIRDLYKAEELFRTMPGRSIVADSAMIDGYVKANRIDDARGIFDRMPDRNVFSWTSLISGYLSIGRIEEARWFFNQMPVRNTVALTTMVLGYARNGLINDARDTFDKMPDKSVVSWTVMIKSYVEDCQIDEARKLFNEMPRRNLYSWNIMVLGYLDAGRVSDAIELFKLMPQRNAISWTTVVAGLAQNGLIENARQYFDQMPKKDIAAWNAMITAYADDGLMSEAEELFNLMPERNIVTWNSIIDGYARNGTKHESLKHLVLMLRAGSRPNEITATSILTACAGVVETVQAHTLIILLGFEDDTLLTNSLVTMYSRSGDIGSAKMAFENLRAKDSVSWSAMILAYSNHGYGRNALEVFARMLRSGARPDEITFVGVLSACNHAGLVDKGLQLFYTISRAYGLEPTAEHYSCIVDLLGRAGKVDEAFSIVSQMPQGKWDGATLGALLSACKLHGNVAVANRVGEALIELEPTSSGGYVLLASVYAAHEKWSDFAIVRKKMKERKVSKVPGFSQIEVKNRTHVFFVGDRSHPQVKEIYALLKEILLPQMIDMGYCKRAPLYLYG, via the coding sequence ATGAATGTGAAAGTCATGGCTCTTGCGCTATGGTCTTCTCGTTCTCGCCGTCACATGAAGTTCATTTCAATCTCCTGGGGTTTCAGCCCTTCAATTCCTTCGTTTTCTGTAAACCCCAAACGAACTCTGAAATGGGACAGAACTCGATATTCAATCTATGGAGACTACAATCCCAAGTCAGCCGATTCAGATATTTATACGACGCCCATGGACTACAATCCCAAGTCAGTCGATTCAGATATATATAACTGTAATTTAAAGATTACGAGACTGGGTCGTCaaaaaaaagttgaagaagCACGACAGGTTTTCGCTGAAATGCCTCATCGGGACATTGTTTCTTATACTTCCATGATCACCGTCTACTTGAAAATAAGAGATCTTTATAAAGCTGAAGAGCTCTTTCGGACAATGCCAGGGAGAAGCATCGTAGCTGACTCTGCGATGATTGATGGGTATGTGAAAGCTAATCGAATTGACGATGCTAGGGGAATTTTTGACAGAATGCCTGATAGAAACGTATTCTCATGGACAAGTTTAATTTCTGGGTATTTGAGTATCGGACGCATTGAGGAAGCTCGTTGGTTTTTCAATCAAATGCCAGTCAGAAACACAGTAGCATTGACAACGATGGTTTTAGGTTATGCTCGTAATGGTTTGATCAATGATGCTCGGGATACTTTCGATAAAATGCCTGACAAAAGCGTTGTTTCATGGACTGTTATGATTAAATCTTATGTGGAGGACTGTCAAATTGATGAAGCACGGAAGCTGTTCAATGAGATGCCTCGCCGGAATCTTTACTCTTGGAATATAATGGTTTTGGGATATCTAGATGCTGGAAGAGTGAGCGATGCAATTGAACTTTTCAAATTGATGCCTCAGAGGAATGCAATTTCTTGGACAACTGTGGTTGCAGGTTTGGCACAAAATGGGCTGATAGAAAATGCAAGGCAGTACTTTGATCAGATGCCAAAGAAAGACATTGCTGCATGGAATGCAATGATCACAGCATATGCTGATGATGGCCTAATGTCTGAGGCAGAAGAGCTTTTCAATTTAATGCCAGAAAGGAATATCGTCACCTGGAATTCAATCATAGATGGATATGCGAGAAATGGAACCAAACATGAGTCCTTGAAGCACCTTGTCCTCATGCTTCGGGCAGGTAGTAGGCCAAATGAGATTACTGCAACAAGTATATTGACTGCATGTGCTGGTGTGGTTGAAACTGTGCAAGCTCACACACTCATTATTTTACTTGGGTTCGAGGATGATACATTGCTTACAAATTCGCTGGTTACTATGTATTCAAGAAGTGGAGACATCGGCTCTGCTAAGATGGCTTTTGAGAATCTTAGAGCTAAGGATTCTGTATCTTGGTCAGCAATGATACTAGCATACTCAAACCATGGGTACGGACGCAATGCATTAGAGGTCTTTGCACGTATGCTAAGATCTGGAGCCAGGCCGGACGAGATAACCTTTGTGGGAGTCTTATCAGCCTGTAATCATGCCGGTCTTGTTGATAAAGGTCTGCAGCTTTTCTACACAATTAGTCGAGCTTATGGTTTAGAACCAACAGCAGAGCACTACTCTTGCATTGTAGATCTCCTGGGTCGAGCAGGAAAAGTCGATGAGGCTTTTAGTATAGTGAGTCAGATGCCACAGGGGAAGTGGGATGGGGCTACTTTGGGGGCGCTGCTTAGTGCTTGTAAATTGCATGGGAATGTTGCTGTGGCTAACCGAGTGGGAGAAGCTCTGATAGAGCTAGAGCCAACCAGTTCAGGAGGGTATGTGCTATTGGCTAGTGTTTATGCAGCGCATGAAAAGTGGAGTGATTTTGCAAtagtgaggaagaagatgaaagagagGAAGGTGAGTAAAGTACCAGGCTTTAGCCAAATAGAAGTGAAGAACAGAACTCATGTGTTCTTTGTGGGGGATAGGTCACATCCCCAAGTCAAGGAAATATATGCACTGCTAAAAGAGATTCTTCTCCCCCAAATGATAGATATGGGTTACTGCAAGAGAGCCCCATTGTACTTGTATGgttaa